In one Diceros bicornis minor isolate mBicDic1 chromosome 2, mDicBic1.mat.cur, whole genome shotgun sequence genomic region, the following are encoded:
- the LOC131420889 gene encoding ral guanine nucleotide dissociation stimulator-like isoform X8 translates to MTAQDRARVVEHWIQVAQECEILKNFSSLRAVISALQKTSISHLKNTWADVSRESSEQLKEFCSHDKSLRRELMTKGVVPYLGTFLGDLLMLHLAMGDYLEGSEINLQKRTELQPVLPARAPGLVGQQNTQGQEEPAIIKVRGEDL, encoded by the exons atgacggcccaggacagggcgagggtggtggagcactggatccaggtggcccag gagtgcgagatcctgaagaacttctcctcgctccgtgctgtcatctctgctctgcagaaaacctccataagccacctgaagaacacgtgGGCAGatgtttcccg ggagagctcagaaCAACTTAAGGAGTTCTGTAGCCATGACAAGTCCTTGAGAAGAGaattgatgaccaag ggtgtcgtcccctatcttggcactttcctcggtgacctgctgatgctgcacctggcgatgggtgattatctcgag gggagtGAGATCAACCTTCAgaaaaggactgag ctacagcctgtcctgccagctaggGCCCCaggcctagttggccagcagaatactcaaggccaagaagaaccggctatcatcaaggtcaggg Gcgaagatttgtga
- the LOC131420889 gene encoding ral guanine nucleotide dissociation stimulator-like isoform X2, whose translation MTAQDRARVVEHWIQVAQECEILKNFSSLRAVISALQKTSISHLKNTWADVSRESSEQLKEFCSHDKSLRRELMTKGVVPYLGTFLGDLLMLHLAMGDYLEGSEINLQKRTEEYRVMREMLLLQVAAKNYNLEPEERFGAWFQDMELLNENDRRRFVMQLLRLHLGLLPSCLCCLHTRLSSIPARTYVMLFQEEMSWRPQPLSVSSFRWWGTGKDQ comes from the exons atgacggcccaggacagggcgagggtggtggagcactggatccaggtggcccag gagtgcgagatcctgaagaacttctcctcgctccgtgctgtcatctctgctctgcagaaaacctccataagccacctgaagaacacgtgGGCAGatgtttcccg ggagagctcagaaCAACTTAAGGAGTTCTGTAGCCATGACAAGTCCTTGAGAAGAGaattgatgaccaag ggtgtcgtcccctatcttggcactttcctcggtgacctgctgatgctgcacctggcgatgggtgattatctcgag gggagtGAGATCAACCTTCAgaaaaggactgag gaataccgagtcatgagggagatgctgctgctccaggtggctgcaaagaattacaacctagagcccgaggagcgatttggggcctggttccaggacatggagctgctcaatgagaatgatag GcgaagatttgtgatgcagcttttaaggctacatcTGGGCCTCCTTCCGTCATGTCTATGCTGCCTACACACTAGGCTCTCCAGCATCCCTGCACGTACTTATGTAATGCTGTTTCAGGAGGAAATGTCctggaggccccagcctctgtcag TCAGCAGCTTCAGATGGTGGGGAACAGGaaaagaccagtga
- the LOC131420889 gene encoding ral guanine nucleotide dissociation stimulator-like isoform X7 yields the protein MTAQDRARVVEHWIQVAQECEILKNFSSLRAVISALQKTSISHLKNTWADVSRESSEQLKEFCSHDKSLRRELMTKGVVPYLGTFLGDLLMLHLAMGDYLEGSEINLQKRTEEYRVMREMLLLQVAAKNYNLEPEERFGAWFQDMELLNENDSYSLSCQLGPQA from the exons atgacggcccaggacagggcgagggtggtggagcactggatccaggtggcccag gagtgcgagatcctgaagaacttctcctcgctccgtgctgtcatctctgctctgcagaaaacctccataagccacctgaagaacacgtgGGCAGatgtttcccg ggagagctcagaaCAACTTAAGGAGTTCTGTAGCCATGACAAGTCCTTGAGAAGAGaattgatgaccaag ggtgtcgtcccctatcttggcactttcctcggtgacctgctgatgctgcacctggcgatgggtgattatctcgag gggagtGAGATCAACCTTCAgaaaaggactgag gaataccgagtcatgagggagatgctgctgctccaggtggctgcaaagaattacaacctagagcccgaggagcgatttggggcctggttccaggacatggagctgctcaatgagaatgatag ctacagcctgtcctgccagctaggGCCCCaggcctag
- the LOC131420889 gene encoding ral guanine nucleotide dissociation stimulator-like isoform X4 codes for MTAQDRARVVEHWIQVAQECEILKNFSSLRAVISALQKTSISHLKNTWADVSRESSEQLKEFCSHDKSLRRELMTKGVVPYLGTFLGDLLMLHLAMGDYLEGSEINLQKRTEEYRVMREMLLLQVAAKNYNLEPEERFGAWFQDMELLNENDRRRFVMQLLRLHLGLLPSCLCCLHTRLSSIPARTYVMLFQEEMSWRPQPLSGHEMT; via the exons atgacggcccaggacagggcgagggtggtggagcactggatccaggtggcccag gagtgcgagatcctgaagaacttctcctcgctccgtgctgtcatctctgctctgcagaaaacctccataagccacctgaagaacacgtgGGCAGatgtttcccg ggagagctcagaaCAACTTAAGGAGTTCTGTAGCCATGACAAGTCCTTGAGAAGAGaattgatgaccaag ggtgtcgtcccctatcttggcactttcctcggtgacctgctgatgctgcacctggcgatgggtgattatctcgag gggagtGAGATCAACCTTCAgaaaaggactgag gaataccgagtcatgagggagatgctgctgctccaggtggctgcaaagaattacaacctagagcccgaggagcgatttggggcctggttccaggacatggagctgctcaatgagaatgatag GcgaagatttgtgatgcagcttttaaggctacatcTGGGCCTCCTTCCGTCATGTCTATGCTGCCTACACACTAGGCTCTCCAGCATCCCTGCACGTACTTATGTAATGCTGTTTCAGGAGGAAATGTCctggaggccccagcctctgtcag GCCATGAGATGACCTGA
- the LOC131420889 gene encoding ral guanine nucleotide dissociation stimulator-like isoform X1, which yields MTAQDRARVVEHWIQVAQECEILKNFSSLRAVISALQKTSISHLKNTWADVSRESSEQLKEFCSHDKSLRRELMTKGVVPYLGTFLGDLLMLHLAMGDYLEGSEINLQKRTEEYRVMREMLLLQVAAKNYNLEPEERFGAWFQDMELLNENDRRRFVMQLLRLHLGLLPSCLCCLHTRLSSIPARTYVMLFQEEMSWRPQPLSAHAEQNVTVNCQGNILILS from the exons atgacggcccaggacagggcgagggtggtggagcactggatccaggtggcccag gagtgcgagatcctgaagaacttctcctcgctccgtgctgtcatctctgctctgcagaaaacctccataagccacctgaagaacacgtgGGCAGatgtttcccg ggagagctcagaaCAACTTAAGGAGTTCTGTAGCCATGACAAGTCCTTGAGAAGAGaattgatgaccaag ggtgtcgtcccctatcttggcactttcctcggtgacctgctgatgctgcacctggcgatgggtgattatctcgag gggagtGAGATCAACCTTCAgaaaaggactgag gaataccgagtcatgagggagatgctgctgctccaggtggctgcaaagaattacaacctagagcccgaggagcgatttggggcctggttccaggacatggagctgctcaatgagaatgatag GcgaagatttgtgatgcagcttttaaggctacatcTGGGCCTCCTTCCGTCATGTCTATGCTGCCTACACACTAGGCTCTCCAGCATCCCTGCACGTACTTATGTAATGCTGTTTCAGGAGGAAATGTCctggaggccccagcctctgtcag
- the LOC131420889 gene encoding ral guanine nucleotide dissociation stimulator-like isoform X3 translates to MTAQDRARVVEHWIQVAQECEILKNFSSLRAVISALQKTSISHLKNTWADVSRESSEQLKEFCSHDKSLRRELMTKGVVPYLGTFLGDLLMLHLAMGDYLEGSEINLQKRTEEYRVMREMLLLQVAAKNYNLEPEERFGAWFQDMELLNENDRRRFVMQLLRLHLGLLPSCLCCLHTRLSSIPARTYVMLFQEEMSWRPQPLSGEEAVAGEIT, encoded by the exons atgacggcccaggacagggcgagggtggtggagcactggatccaggtggcccag gagtgcgagatcctgaagaacttctcctcgctccgtgctgtcatctctgctctgcagaaaacctccataagccacctgaagaacacgtgGGCAGatgtttcccg ggagagctcagaaCAACTTAAGGAGTTCTGTAGCCATGACAAGTCCTTGAGAAGAGaattgatgaccaag ggtgtcgtcccctatcttggcactttcctcggtgacctgctgatgctgcacctggcgatgggtgattatctcgag gggagtGAGATCAACCTTCAgaaaaggactgag gaataccgagtcatgagggagatgctgctgctccaggtggctgcaaagaattacaacctagagcccgaggagcgatttggggcctggttccaggacatggagctgctcaatgagaatgatag GcgaagatttgtgatgcagcttttaaggctacatcTGGGCCTCCTTCCGTCATGTCTATGCTGCCTACACACTAGGCTCTCCAGCATCCCTGCACGTACTTATGTAATGCTGTTTCAGGAGGAAATGTCctggaggccccagcctctgtcag
- the LOC131420889 gene encoding ral guanine nucleotide dissociation stimulator-like isoform X5 — translation MTAQDRARVVEHWIQVAQECEILKNFSSLRAVISALQKTSISHLKNTWADVSRESSEQLKEFCSHDKSLRRELMTKGVVPYLGTFLGDLLMLHLAMGDYLEGSEINLQKRTEEYRVMREMLLLQVAAKNYNLEPEERFGAWFQDMELLNENDRRRFVMQLLRLHLGLLPSCLCCLHTRLSSIPARTYVMLFQEEMSWRPQPLSGGC, via the exons atgacggcccaggacagggcgagggtggtggagcactggatccaggtggcccag gagtgcgagatcctgaagaacttctcctcgctccgtgctgtcatctctgctctgcagaaaacctccataagccacctgaagaacacgtgGGCAGatgtttcccg ggagagctcagaaCAACTTAAGGAGTTCTGTAGCCATGACAAGTCCTTGAGAAGAGaattgatgaccaag ggtgtcgtcccctatcttggcactttcctcggtgacctgctgatgctgcacctggcgatgggtgattatctcgag gggagtGAGATCAACCTTCAgaaaaggactgag gaataccgagtcatgagggagatgctgctgctccaggtggctgcaaagaattacaacctagagcccgaggagcgatttggggcctggttccaggacatggagctgctcaatgagaatgatag GcgaagatttgtgatgcagcttttaaggctacatcTGGGCCTCCTTCCGTCATGTCTATGCTGCCTACACACTAGGCTCTCCAGCATCCCTGCACGTACTTATGTAATGCTGTTTCAGGAGGAAATGTCctggaggccccagcctctgtcag GGGGCTGTTAA
- the LOC131420889 gene encoding ral guanine nucleotide dissociation stimulator-like isoform X6 codes for MTAQDRARVVEHWIQVAQECEILKNFSSLRAVISALQKTSISHLKNTWADVSRESSEQLKEFCSHDKSLRRELMTKGVVPYLGTFLGDLLMLHLAMGDYLEGSEINLQKRTELQPVLPARAPGLVGQQNTQGQEEPAIIKVRAPRPQQRAPYQWPITAASSAARTQLGRLRCTGPAPPT; via the exons atgacggcccaggacagggcgagggtggtggagcactggatccaggtggcccag gagtgcgagatcctgaagaacttctcctcgctccgtgctgtcatctctgctctgcagaaaacctccataagccacctgaagaacacgtgGGCAGatgtttcccg ggagagctcagaaCAACTTAAGGAGTTCTGTAGCCATGACAAGTCCTTGAGAAGAGaattgatgaccaag ggtgtcgtcccctatcttggcactttcctcggtgacctgctgatgctgcacctggcgatgggtgattatctcgag gggagtGAGATCAACCTTCAgaaaaggactgag ctacagcctgtcctgccagctaggGCCCCaggcctagttggccagcagaatactcaaggccaagaagaaccggctatcatcaaggtcaggg cccccaggccccaacaacgagccccgtaccagtggccaaTCACAGCCGCATCCTCAGCAGCGAGGACACAGCTGGGacgcttgcgatgcaccgggccagctcctcccacctga